ACCATTTAGTAGGCAGGCGTGGCAGTACGACACCACCAGACTGCTGCCGACTCCCACGGCCTGCGAGAGCACTGACAGACAATTGCGCGAAGCCGAAACCTGTTGCGGGGAAGCTGTCAGACAAACCGGCACATAGGAGCTCTCTTCTGTCACTTCAAAACGCGAATAATCCAGCCTTCCAGGCACCTCAGCTGGGGGGATGGGGGCACAGCCCAGTCCTCCCACAGAGTGCGGCAGCTTGCGGCCGGTTCCGGATCCCAAGAAGCACTGACATGGGGACGCCTGCCACTCTGTGCTGACCGAAGTCCGCTGCGCTTGGTTCTGCAGCATCACACACGCCTTGAAATCAAGCGGATACAGAGACGACAAGGCCGGCCAGGGAGCCACTCACTTCGAACAAATCTGCGACGAACTCGTCAGGCTGGGGCTGGATGAAGTTGTTGACGTAGACGTACTGAAGacaggcagagacagagcggCCAGTTAGAAGCACTGCGAACCGTCACTGGGCGCCACAGGAGGATAACCCGTCTCCGtacgcgcgcgtcgtcagTTTTTCTCAGGATGTAAAAGCCTGTCTCCATCGCGTGAAGCGGAGCACGCATGGTATGGGCCGAAGGCCGGACTGACGCAGCGGGAACAGAGTACCCGAATCCACGCAGCCTACGTATGTGGAACCTGCGAATCAAAGTGCTGCATCTCGCGACCAAGACTGGACGCAACGGAGTAGCAAACGACACGGTCCCGTGGCAGGCAGAGGGCCGGGaccgagaagagagacacgcggcaGCTCCGTCAAGGGACCACAGCTGCGGTCGCTTAGGCTCCGGAACAGCTGACATTTGAAGCCGACGGCGCACGCCGACGAGCGCACGCGAGATCTGCGCAGCGCCTACAGCCCTGGCTCACCAGGAGGTCTTTCTTCAATGCTTTTTTGAGGAAGCCGATGACGGCGTCAAAGCGCTGGTAGGCGTCCACTTTGAACCGGctgacgcgcaggcgcgcagccccgccCACATTCATCAAACAAATGCGCACTGTAAGCCACACACGTCACAACGACAGAACTACCCTGCGCTTTCGACTTGAAACGTGCAAGCCGCACGAGAGAAGGGTTCAGGGTTAGGGGGTTTTCTCAGAAACGTAGctgagcagcgaggcgcagagttCAGCCTGCCGCCTGCAAAAGTCTTCTCCGCCCCCAACACGCGCGTGGTCGCCTCCGAGTCGACCCCGCGGCACTCGCGCAGGCAGATGCCCGCGCAATCTGCTCCCTGGCTCAGCCTCGTGCAGCGGGGTGTCTTGGCGTCATCCCGTgctcgccggcagcagccagTAGCTACCAAATGCCTGGCAGCCACTCGATGGCGGCAGAACCAGTGTAGTGAACCGACAAATCCGTCCTACATCACGTGAATGACTTGTCGTCCCAGGGCACTGAAATCTGAGATCTCTGCCAACACCGTGCTCTCCGTCTTGTAACGCTGAGCGGGAGTGCTACAGGGCAGAACAAAGGTGAGGTTTCTGGCCACAAAGCGAACAGGGGACGCCGCATTGACAGCCTGAGCTCTGAGCACACTTCCACGACGAAGAGCATCTCCTGCCACCGTtcgacggcgcagcgagggTTGTGATGTTCGTAAGACCAACCAAACGAAATACTGTCGCGCTACGGCGATTCGCATAAGCCGCCGCCCGGCTGACGCTGCGGTGCTCAGTGATGTAGTAGGTGGGTCAGTCGAGAGCAGATGACGAATCCATTACCACACTCATTCGGGTATAGTCGTCACGCTGATTCTGCTCCGTACCTTCCGCTCCTGAATCAAGCCGCGTCACTGCAGTTGAAGGAGATACTGACGTACTCATGATGACATGAATTTAAGAAAGTagcctgcgcctgcctcagCGAGCATAGGAAAGGTGGTGTTTACGGCGGCCGTATACGGTGCCAGCCGGCCAAACACAACACAGCACATTGTCGCTTCCCCCCCGTTTTAGCTGGTCCTTGACAGAGGGTTGGAGTACTCGTCGGTATCGATTCACGTTCAGCAATAGCTCTGCCTGATCATATACTACCAGGTGGTGGTCCGCTTGAGTAACAGGACGACAATGCGAGCAGCGGAACCTtcggcgtccgcagcccTTGAAACACTATGCAGAGGAATTCGCAGCAATTAGGTCTGATCTCAGCCTGCGTACATGTCTTGTACTGCGTACGCGCGCTCCATATCAGTCTGGACCGCGCCCTCATCGGACACAGCTGTTGGATGCACCTCACCCCTAACGATGTGCAGAAGCCGCGGGTCGCTTGCTCGGACACCGCGCGACCATGGGCCATCTACCGCGCAGTTGCGAGGCCCGAGTCGCCACTGACAACTACGCTTCTCATACGGACTTCAACTGGATTTCCCCGCAATACACATACTTGGAATATCAACAAGCGGCGCCTATAGCATCAGGACCTCAGCAGCCCAGTAGGGTGCTACGGACAATGTTGCTGGGGACGCATGAAAGAACTGAATACCCTACGCTCATCACGCGTGATTATCCGCGCCGGATACCTTGCCGACTTAAACCCCGCCTTGCGGCTTTTTCGTTACATCCGCAAACAACGGACAGATCGCTTTGGTTGAAGATGGGAGGCGCTGCCAGGCAGGGGTTTTTGTTAAGCCCTTCTTTCCTACAGAACCTTGAACCGTTTCAGTCAACACTGGCTGGTTGCCATGCGAGAATCTAATTTTTTCTCTACACTTCGGTGCCACCCAGTCAGTTGCACCCCCGTTGAGCAGAAATTTAAAGGCACCGATGTTGAGCTCGAGGCGTCAGCAGAAGTTTTAAGTTTGTTTATCGCGCGATAGATACTGACATCACCGGCCCACACGGCGCCGCCACTGTAATACTAGTACTGCACGGTAACGCACAGCTACGGGCGCGCCCAAGCGAACCTGAACCAGGCACTATCGCGTCGTCAAGCGTCTCTACCAGTGGCGCACCTTGTCTGCAACGCTCACGCCCACACGGAGCTGACGGAATGCGCCGAGCCATCGCTAGCAGAGCATCTCTACATGGCGCCTACGTGCTGTCCGAGGAGTTAGATACACAGCATAAACCCGACGCGTCGTTACAATGGCAGGGACACGGAAATAAAGCCGGCCTCAAACGAGATATGAGAGCTGCCTGACACCGGCACACCTTTTGACTCAGACGAGGCCTGAAGTTAACAAGCTTGATCTACACGCAGTAGAATGAAACCAGTACGCACATATTCGTTCCCTCTCGGCACCACACTCCACACCCGAACTCGGAGCTTAAGACGACGACACGATCCCCCGTGTTCACATAGAGGGCGTCACTACCAAAAACTTCGCATTTGCTTCGACCACCTTGTCCCACGCTTAGGCAAGTGACTCTTTTGTGCCAGTTCAGCATGTGAGAATCTCAGATGGCAGTCTGCTTTCTCATTATTGCTTGAAAACCGCAAAAGATGCCATATTCAGGTTACAGCGCACCCGCGCGTTACCCGCATCTACGTTATTGGATGCACTGTACTTGAATGTTCCCCCTTATCATTCCCAGCTGTTCCGCACGCTTGCTATAGCATAGCTTCAACCGCTGAGGTACCGAAAGCCAGGCTTTTGCTCGAGCTAATGGAAAACATCAACGGAATCACTCACTTGTTCGGAGCTTGCTCGACCAAACCACGTTGCCAACGAGGACATGGCCAAAACCGGTGATGCCATCAAGCGCCTTCGGCTCCATACACACACTGTTCCAGTTTGGGAAAGCATGATGCTAGGACACACCGCTGACGATGTAATTTTAGTGACACTAGATTTCCACTGAGGACTCGAGCCGGTGGCGTGCGCGCATCCTGAATACTCGCCCGAGGGCGCTCCACAGCTCCGCAGCCAAACAGTCATATATTTCACGCCCGGGTACGTACGTGATGAGGGCGCAAACACCTGTAACTGCGTCACAATCTCGCGCTGCATCGGCGATAGCCATGCACTCTGAGGCAAACGAGTAAGCGGCTCCTGCACCGCAGCCAGCCCACGCTGGGTGCCCTCTTCAAACAGGCGCAGCTCTCGTTTCTGTCATCTCACTGCGTCTCTCGGGCGTTTACATGATCCTCAGTTGCAATGCAAAAtctttcgccgtcgctgtgtgcgtcgactgcggccgccgaTTCAGTGGCCTCGCCCTACTTCTTTGAAAAGGATATGCGTGCCACTTCCGTTTTGGCTAGCGTACCGCTCTCGGCCAAGAGCTTCACTCAGAAACTTTGTGGAGCACGGTGTCGAAACCGGAGCGGCGCGTAGGACTCTCTGTTTCGACAGCCTCTGCACGGCCTGGTGCCTCCGTGTTTCATCGCAGGTAAGGTCCTGGCGTCGCACTCGGCAGCTGAGCAGTTTCTCAGCAACTCTCCTCCTGCAAGACCCCTCGCGCGGTTTCACCCCCGACATTGTCGCTGGCTATCGCTCGAAGGGCCAGCGCTGCAGGGTGCTGGTTTCCCTCGCCGTGAATGTGAGTGCGCATTCGCGGGAACTGTGACCGGAGTCCTCACTGCACCGTGAGGCGTAACCGGCCTGCCGGAGGAAAGCACGTGCTCACCAGATGCACATGGTGTGTTGGTCGTGTAACGGCTGCCGTCCCTTTCTCCTGCCTAAGCAGTGTAACGCGGCTTGACAGGGCCCCCCCAAAACAAAAGCAACGAATGCCAAGTCAAAATCAAGTGCGAATCCGCCTGTCCCCATCGCAGGCTGTCTCAGGACGCCACAGCAAGCCAACACACGTGGCGGTTCAAGCTCACGTCTACGCGAGCCAGCAAGAAGCCGCGTAACACTCCACAACAGGACAGATGTGTGCGATACGCGAGCGAACCCCAATCCCGGCCGCATGGGCGGCGTACCGGCTTGGGCTGCACACGAAGACACACGCCACATATTCTGGACGCTGTCGCAGGGTCAATACGATAGTATCAAGATCAAAACCACTGCCGCGTTCAGTACGagtctcgcctcttcgccgcccagCCTGAAAACATCTTAACGGCTGAGCAGTCACAGGAGACTCTCCAGAAAACCGTTGGCTACACAGCGCAAGCTGGTAGAAGTCGCATAACCGGAAGCCCTAGCACATTGTCTTGGAGAACGGCTGCCGATGAACGACCAGTGTCTAAGCAAGTATGCATCCGCACCTCAGAGCCTTGCCTGCCCCCACACATCTGCCACATCCGCGAATTCGTGGCAGCTCCCCAGGATGTGTGCGCTTGCATCACCCTTGTGCATGCGAGTAGAAGTCTGTTTCGAGTAGCCAAATCGCGGAGGTTGGACAAATctttgcctccgccgcaTACGGATCTGTTACGCCGATGTCTGGTAGTGAGCGTGTTTCCCCCTCATCAACGCAGGTTAGTCGCGCAGTACAGTAGTTCATGCAGATTCTTTAGCCGTTCGTTCACCCTGGCGGCGGGCAGTCGTGCTGCCGGTATACTATCGCGCCATCTACGCCTGGCCATTACATTCTGGTAAAGGAGGAGTAGCATGACGCTGAGGTAAACGCCGACCCAAGGTAACGTCAAGTGCCTTActggcgcacgcgcctcgccctctaTAACACGTGCCACCGGTGCCGTGGGGTCTGCCTGACAGCATTTTAGTGCTTGACGCCTCCATGGCACAATATAGACTGTCGTTCGTCATCCAGGCTGGCCTTACGTTATCCAAGTGGGCAACAGTCGTTACGCTCACTACATGGCACCAAGTGCAACCAAAGAATGACTTTTCTGAACTTGAGCTTGTCCCTACCAGTCCTCCGTGCCCACTGCGTGTGAAAATGGCATAGTGAATTGCGTGAATAATAAAGTAGCGATTTGGTTCCCATCCCGTACGGCAGAACATCTCATTGGAGTCAACACTGCGCTGGCTCCCAATTAAAAACTTCTAGTGTTGCCCAGCTCTCCCAGGTTTTAATGTATGACTAGTGTCCACAACCCAAGAATATGAATCTGAAGCGACGCGACCTAGAAAGGCCGATCCCGGGTTTTCGATCCAGAGTACGAGAGACTGAAAAGTGATTTCATCGAATGCCTACTGCATAAAAGACAAAAACTGTTATGCATCTGTTGCGTCTCGAAGTAGTCTGACCATCTTACGCATTAATCTCCTGAACTGCCTGCCGTGAGCCTTCGACCAAACTGTCCTTCACTGCTCTCCCCGCGGTGACTCGTCGACAGCCACGCATCTCTGCATTGCCAGAGCATGACGCCCGCCAGATACAAACCAATAAAGCCTGCCACCAAGCTCGCAGATCTGCCGGGGGTCGATTTCATAAATATGCTTGTACACGGTAGGGAACTTGATCGTGCTCTGTTGCTGTAGCATGACGCATCATCCAAAGAGCAGCTCCAAGGGCTTTGAAGTTTACATTGGCACCCCCCACAGCTGGCCACCCCATGAATTTTGACGTTTTCACCTATGTGACTATGGGAACATCTCATTCGGTCGCGCCAGCCTAAATAGTGGGCAACGAGTATCTGGGGAGACGAGAGGACACGTGGTcacagcggaggcgcggatgCTACCACCCAAAGCGGGCGGCGACTCCCAGGGTTCCAGAGGCGTTCTACGCCAATAAGAGGTTGAGCGAAGATATATATTATCTTTGATGAACTAATAAGTCTTCGCACCCACCTCGTATCTGgtcagcgaggcggcgagcagtGTCGTGCTATACCAGCTCGGATATTTTCAAGGTCTTTCCTCTGCTATGCAAACCAACGGGAGTTTTCCGTTTATCACAATTGGGCACGTAAATTCCCTGGTCTCTTGCCCACCGTAGAGTGTTAACGGTAAAGCCTGGTCGCATTCATTCTCGGCGCTAGGCTCTCAACGGCGCACGAAGCGTTCACATCACACTGAAGCGCCAAGCCACACGACACATTTT
This portion of the Besnoitia besnoiti strain Bb-Ger1 chromosome VII, whole genome shotgun sequence genome encodes:
- a CDS encoding putative autophagy-related 12 variant 1 (encoded by transcript BESB_075920), with the translated sequence MSTSVSPSTAVTRLDSGAEVRICLMNVGGAARLRVSRFKVDAYQRFDAVIGFLKKALKKDLLYVYVNNFIQPQPDEFVADLFEVSGSLAGLVVSVSA